A region from the Carcharodon carcharias isolate sCarCar2 chromosome 29, sCarCar2.pri, whole genome shotgun sequence genome encodes:
- the LOC121271022 gene encoding vegetative cell wall protein gp1-like: MGPALPTPALHLPPPEASAALSTPHLLLSPSCGDLDSVSVLADPCPTPLCPRSLCPLSGPVRSLCPLSGPVRSRSVPSPALSDRSVPSPALSDRSVPSPALPPIALSPLRPCPISLCPLSGPVRSLCPLSDPVRSLCPLSGPVQSRSVPSPALSDLALSPLRPCPISLCPLSGPVRSRSVPSPALPPIALSPLRPCPIALSPLRPCPISLCPLSGPVRSLCPLSGPPPDRSVPSPTLSDRSVPSPALPPIALSPLRPCPIALSPLRPCPISLCPLSGPVRSLCPLSGPPPDRSVPSPALSDRSVPSPALSDLAQAALTALPDQSCKYKYTEIIGIAVEKCIIKKK; encoded by the exons ATGGGGCCGGCTCTGCCAACGCCagccctccacctccctccccctgagGCCTCTGCGG ctctttccacaccccacctcctcctGTCCCCCAGCTGTGGGGATCTGGATTCAGTCTCGGTCCTCGCTGACCCGTGTCCCACCCCGCTCTGCCCCCG ATCGCTCTGTCCCCTCTCCGGCCCTGTCCGATCGCTCTGTCCCCTCTCCGGCCCTGTCCGATCTCGCTCTGTCCCCTCTCCGGCCCTGTCCGATCGCTCTGTCCCCTCTCCGGCCCTGTCCGATCGCTCTGTCCCCTCTCCGGCCCTCCCCCCGATCGCTCTGTCCCCTCTCCGGCCCTGTCCGATCTCGCTCTGTCCCCTCTCCGGCCCTGTCCGATCGCTCTGTCCCCTCTCCGACCCTGTCCGATCGCTCTGTCCCCTCTCCGGCCCTGTCCAATCTCGCTCTGTCCCCTCTCCGGCCCTGTCCGATCTCGCTCTGTCCCCTCTCCGGCCCTGTccgatctcgctctgtcctctctccgGCCCTGTCCGATCTCGCTCTGTCCCCTCTCCGGCCCTCCCCCCGATCGCTCTGTCCCCTCTCCGACCCTGTCCGATCGCTCTGTCCCCTCTCCGGCCCTGTCCGATCTCGCTCTGTCCCCTCTCCGGCCCTGTCCGATCGCTCTGTCCCCTCTCCGGCCCTCCCCCCGATCGCTCTGTCCCCTCTCCGACCCTGTCCGATCGCTCTGTCCCCTCTCCGGCCCTCCCCCCGATCGCTCTGTCCCCTCTCCGGCCCTGTCCGATTGCTCTGTCCCCTCTCCGGCCCTGTCCGATCTCGCTCTGTCCCCTCTCCGGCCCTGTCCGATCGCTCTGTCCCCTCTCCGGCCCTCCCCCCGATCGCTCTGTCCCCTCTCCGGCCCTGTCCGATCGCTCTGTCCCCTCTCCGGCCCTGTCCGATCTCGCTCAGGCTGCTCTAACTGCCTTACCCGACCAGTCCTGTAAATATAAGTACACAGAAATTATTGGAATCGCGGTTGAAAAGTGTatcataaaaaaaaaataa